A region from the Medicago truncatula cultivar Jemalong A17 chromosome 6, MtrunA17r5.0-ANR, whole genome shotgun sequence genome encodes:
- the LOC11435636 gene encoding stress response protein nst1 isoform X3 has protein sequence MSHLKRKNWPKTTPYHHPWDYPNEKKTREEFSYESMRKDVKYHARTKSELQSHMEMLDLINSCEASYKADVRKQKAAEARNQKHKAAELPKQISPFDPFELPKQSSDEFRRQNFFKFLASIEARNQKQKAAADRKKKAAADRKLKTDEARKQKQAEVHEQEVAEVQEQKHETAEVRKQKQKAAEVRKQKQVAAEVRKQEAAELRKLKQEAVELRKQKAAELRKQRAEARKQKAEAVEIRKREAEVAEGNIKSKRQKK, from the exons ATGAGTCATTTGAAGAGGAAGAATTGGCCCAAAACAACACCCTACCATCATCCTTGGGATTATCCCAATGAG AAGAAGACCAGGGAAGAGTTCTCATATGAGAGTATGCGAAAGGATGTCAAATACCATGCCAGGACTAAGTCTGAATTACAATCCCAT ATGGAAATGCTGGACTTAATCAATTCTTGTGAGGCTTCATATAAGGCTGATGTTCGTAAGCAGAAAGCTGCCGAAGCTCGAAACCAGAAGCACAAAGCTGCTGAACTTCCAAAGCAGATATCTCCTTTTGATCCTTTTGAACTTCCAAAGCAGTCAAGTGATGAATTTCGAAGGcagaatttttttaagtttctggCTTCTATAGAAGCTCGAAACCAGAAGCAGAAAGCTGCTGCAGATCGAAAGAAGAAAGCTGCTGCAGATCGAAAGCTGAAAACTGATGAAGCTCGAAAGCAGAAGCAGGCAGAAGTTCATGAGCAGGAAGTTGCCGAAGTTCAAGAGCAGAAACATGAAACCGCTGAAGTTCGAAAGCAGAAGCAGAAAGCCGCTGAAGTTCGCAAGCAGAAGCAGGTAGCTGCTGAAGTCCGTAAGCAAGAAGCCGCTGAACTTCGAAAGCTAAAGCAGGAAGCCGTTGAACTTCGAAAGCAGAAAGCTGCTGAACTTCGAAAGCAGAGAGCTGAAGCTCGTAAGCAGAAAGCCGAAGCTGTTGAAATTCGTAAGCGTGAAGCTGAAGTTGCTGAAGGTAACATCAAAAGTAAGCGGCAGAAGAAGTAA
- the LOC11431708 gene encoding tol-Pal system protein TolA, translating to MSYSKRKNWPKTTPYHHPWDYPNEKKTREEFSYESMRKDVKYHARTKSELQSHMEMLDLINSCEAAYKADVRKQKAAEARNHKHKADELPKQISPFDPFELPKQSTDEFRRQNYTKFLASLDARDQKKKAAADRKKKAAADRKQKTAETRKQKAEAAEVQEQETAKVQKQKQKAAELRKQKEEAAEVCKQKAAELRNQRAEIRKQKAEAIEIRKREAEVAEGNIKSKRQKKQVLEA from the exons ATGAGTTATTCGAAGAGGAAGAATTGGCCCAAAACAACACCCTACCATCATCCTTGGGATTATCCCAATGAG AAGAAGACCAGGGAAGAGTTCTCGTATGAGAGTATGCGAAAGGATGTTAAATACCATGCCAGGACTAAGTCTGAATTACAATCCCAT ATGGAAATGCTGGACTTAATCAATTCTTGTGAGGCTGCATATAAGGCTGATGTTCGTAAGCAGAAAGCTGCCGAAGCTCGAAACCATAAGCACAAAGCTGATGAACTTCCAAAGCAGATATCTCCTTTTGATCCTTTTGAACTTCCAAAGCAGTCAACTGATGAATTTCGAAGGCAGAATTATACTAAGTTTCTGGCTTCTTTAGACGCTCGAGACCAGAAGAAGAAAGCTGCTGCAGATCGAAAGAAAAAAGCTGCTGCAGATCGAAAGCAGAAAACTGCTGAAACTCGAAAGCAGAAGGCGGAAGCTGCCGAAGTTCAAGAGCAGGAAACTGCTAAAGTTCAAAAGCAGAAGCAGAAAGCTGCTGAACTTCGAAAGCAGAAGGAGGAAGCTGCTGAAGTTTGTAAGCAGAAAGCCGCTGAACTTCGAAATCAGAGAGCTGAAATTCGTAAGCAGAAAGCTGAAGCTATTGAAATTCGTAAGCGCGAAGCTGAAGTTGCTGAAGGTAACATCAAAAGTAAGCGGCAGAAGAAGCAAGTGTTGGAGGCTTAA
- the LOC11439434 gene encoding ectonucleotide pyrophosphatase/phosphodiesterase family member 1, producing the protein METKKVQAEDEESLPTSTTPLLLNNINTSSSQNKPTLLLNLITCMSLITAITFSLLFFSLSPPSTTTATARHLNKLHHPTVILISSDGFRFGYQHKTSTPNIHRLITNGTEALTGLIPVFPTLTFPNHYSIVTGLYPPHHGIINNFFFDPVTGEKFTMASHESKWWLGQPLWQTVVNSGKIAATYFWPGSEVKKGSWTCDDVKYCKHYNGSVSFEDRVDTVLDYFDLDLDDIPVFMTLYFEDPDHQGHQVGPDDDEVTQAVARIDGIIGRLIHGLEKRGVFEDVSIIMVGDHGMVGTCDQKLIFLDDLASWVEIKSNWVHSYSPLLAIWPPSDSNYSLTDVVAKMNEGLSSGKVENGNKLKVFLKEDLPKRLHYAESDRIPPIIGLVHEGYKVEQSRTGKKECGGAHGYDNEFFSMRTIFIGHGPQFERGKKIPSFENVEIYNLITSILNIKGAPNNGSDSFPQSVLLPKA; encoded by the coding sequence ATGGAAACTAAAAAAGTACAAGCAGAAGATGAAGAATCATtaccaacatcaacaacaccaCTTCTTCTCAACAACATTAACACTTCTTCTTCTCAAAACAAACCAACCCTTCTTCTCAATCTCATAACCTGCATGTCACTCATCACAGCCAtcactttctctctcctcttcttctctctctcaccACCCTCAACCACCACAGCCACCGCCCGCCACCTCAATAAACTCCACCACCCCACTGTCATCCTCATCTCCTCTGACGGTTTCCGTTTTGGCTACCAACACAAAACCTCAACTCCCAACATCCACCGTCTTATCACAAACGGTACAGAAGCTCTCACTGGTCTCATCCCAGTTTTCCCAACTCTCACTTTCCCTAACCATTACTCCATTGTCACTGGTCTCTACCCTCCTCATCATGGTATCATCAACAACTTCTTTTTCGATCCGGTTACCGGCGAAAAATTCACCATGGCTAGCCATGAATCAAAATGGTGGCTTGGTCAGCCCTTATGGCAAACTGTTGTCAACAGTGGTAAAATTGCTGCTACTTACTTTTGGCCTGGCTCTGAGGTAAAAAAAGGTTCTTGGACTTGTGATGATGTTAAGTATTGTAAACATTATAATGGTTCTGTTAGTTTTGAAGATAGAGTTGATACTGTTTTAGACTATTTTGATTTGGATCTTGATGATATACCGGTTTTTATGACGCTTTATTTTGAGGATCCTGATCATCAAGGTCATCAAGTTGGTCCTGATGATGATGAGGTTACTCAAGCTGTTGCTAGGATTGATGGGATAATAGGGAGGTTGATTCATGGGTTGGAAAAAAGAGGGGTTTTTGAGGATGTTAGTATTATTATGGTTGGTGATCATGGTATGGTTGGTACTTGTGATCAAaagcttatttttttagatgatttaGCTTCTTGGGTTGAAATTAAATCGAATTGGGTGCATTCGTATTCGCCGTTGCTTGCAATTTGGCCACCAAGTGATTCTAATTATTCGTTGACTGATGTTGTGGCGAAGATGAATGAAGGGTTGAGTTCGGGTAAAGTTGAGAATGGGAATAAGTTGAAGGtgtttttgaaggaagatttgCCGAAGCGGCTTCATTATGCGGAGAGTGATAGGATTCCGCCGATTATTGGGTTGGTTCATGAGGGTTATAAGGTGGAGCAGAGTAGGACAGGGAAGAAAGAGTGTGGTGGTGCTCATGGTTATGATAATGAATTTTTCTCTATGAGGACTATTTTTATTGGACATGGTCCTCAATTTGAAAGAGGGAAGAAGATACCTTCGTTTGAGAATGTTGAAATTTATAACTTGATTACTTCTATACTCAACATTAAGGGTGCGCCTAATAATGGATCTGACTCATTTCCGCAATCTGTTCTTCTACCGAAGGCTTAA